Proteins encoded within one genomic window of Cydia splendana unplaced genomic scaffold, ilCydSple1.2 scaffold_47_ctg1, whole genome shotgun sequence:
- the LOC134805637 gene encoding uncharacterized protein LOC134805637 gives MGKRKRKDKNRHLKEKIRRLEDRLNRCSSSDSATDEEYNNYDGYYPEPYDYPHNPGNEDEVPLIPWSDSEHSIPDTTPKSVIMQPTPIADPALNAGVPSNVNETVSADPGITTETDTSQTLPSDILEALGDPKGKEEIYGPKIPDEISKRWGRVLVDGLVKDAKQKLPEKHLIPDNFRLAKAPILNPEIISVLNESVRYRDKLLEKEQNQLGLGISELTNLASAVIKENLDKVEILKKLSEASQIFLDLHHDQTTRRRKLITTTLDKKFVNIISDVKRDTYLFGENLGEKIKATKTAETSGLQVKRKEVNAIASTSRKYPNQGNWRGPPRTYYQYQFQHFQRAPRQGGPRPRYPHQQYRYRPPVPDRQAQSTRKPPNKTPKA, from the exons ATGGGAAAACGTAAACGTAAGGATAAAAATCGTCATTTAAAAGAAAAGATTAGGCGATTAGAAGATCGACTCAACCGTTGTTCATCATCAGACTCGGCAACAGACGAAG AATACAATAATTATGATGGGTACTACCCAGAACCGTACGATTACCCTCACAATCCAGGTAATGAAGACGAAGTGCCCCTAATACCGTGGTCTGATTCGGAACACTCGATTCCTGATACAACGCCTAAATCGGTGATCATGCAACCTACACCGATAGCGGACCCAGCTCTTAATGCCGGCGTACCCAGTAACGTCAATGAAACGGTATCGGCTGATCCCGGTATCACCACCGAGACCGATACATCACAAACATTGCCGTCTGATATATTAGAGGCCCTCGGGGACCCGAAGGGAAAAGAAGAAATATATGGGCCAAAAATACCTGATGAAATCTCTAAACGTTGGGGCCGGGTACTCGTTGATGGCCTAGTGAAAGATGCAAAGCAAAAACTGCCTGAAAAGCACCTGATACCGGATAACTTTCGTTTGGCCAAAGCTCCTATTTTAAATCCTGAGATTATATCGGTGCTTAACGAATCAGTCAGATATCGtgacaaattattagaaaaagagCAAAACCAACTGGGCCTAGGCATTTCTGAGCTCACAAATCTAGCTTCAGCGGTAATCAAAGAAAACTTAGATAAAGTCGAAATACTAAAGAAACTTTCTGAAGCTAGCCAGATTTTCCTAGACCTTCATCACGATCAGACCACTAGGAGAAGAAAACTCATAACCACAACTCTTGACAAAAAGTTTGTCAACATTATATCGGACGTAAAAAGGGATACCTACCTGTTTGGTGAAAACCTAGGGGAAAAAATAAAAGCCACAAAAACAGCGGAAACATCAGGGCTGCAAGTGAAGCGTAAAGAGGTCAACGCTATCGCGTCTACGTCTAGGAAATATCCCAACCAGGGAAACTGGAGGGGCCCACCCCGAACATACTACCAATACCAATTTCAACATTTTCAACGAGCACCCAGACAGGGTGGGCCGAGACCGCGCTACCCTCACCAGCAATACCGGTACCGTCCGCCAGTTCCCGATCGTCAAGCCCAATCGACGCGCAAGCCGCCCAACAAGACCCCAAAAGCCTAA